From the genome of Epinephelus moara isolate mb chromosome 10, YSFRI_EMoa_1.0, whole genome shotgun sequence, one region includes:
- the LOC126396209 gene encoding uncharacterized protein LOC126396209, with amino-acid sequence MSQSTNESTPEIETWSKEDIHHWLMTEVKVHQSCADIFIKEEVSGEELVDYEKQNILDLGIKHGPAVKITSYLKSLKEGTQHESQFPADVENWTKEQVTQWLLQRVKVDGKKAERFQEEDVSGDCLVCFSEQDFVDMELKKGPAGKIMKQLLRLKNEEWALQPVSRPFRWPFRDKNKQESKKPKPSSLATKSKETTENPAPLIRNTLDELSTEDRKSFNFQLHFYTASKRKPIPKGKLEGKDSMDIATLVTNHYGHEEALRITRDILQTIHQCELASKLVRYTDKEKLRRTSCDDEEDTEDSEKSDSSSRSRRKPKKRKEKSRSCFQMNVKIDMPCFK; translated from the exons ATGAGCCAGTCCACGAATGAGTCAACACCTGAGATTGAAACGTGGTCCAAAGAGGACATCCACCACTGGCTAATGACAGAGGTCAAAGTTCATCAGAGTTGCGCAGACATATTCATTAAGGAGGAAGTGTCTGGAGAAGAACTGGTTGACTATGAGAAGCAAAATATTTTAGACTTAGGAATAAAACATGGCCCTGCTGTCAAAATCACATCCTATCTAAAAAGTCTTAAAGAAGGAACACAACATGAGTCACAGTTCCCAGCTGATGTGGAAAACTGGACAAAGGAGCAAGTGACCCAGTGGTTACTGCAGCGCGTGAAGGTCGATGGCAAAAAGGCAGAGAGGTTCCAAGAGGAGGATGTGTCCGGAGATTGCCTTGTTTGTTTCAGCGAGCAGGATTTTGTGGATATGGAGCTGAAAAAGGGTCCCGCCGGCAAGATCATGAAACAGCTACTTCGACTAAAAAATGAGGAGTGGGCGCTGCAGCCAGTCAGTCGCCCCTTCAGATGGCCCTTTAGGGACAAAAATAAGCAAGAAAGCAAGAAGCCAAAGCCGTCGTCACTGGCGACAAAGAGTAAAGAAACTACGGAG AATCCTGCCCCGCTGATCAGAAACACCCTGGATGAACTTTCTACAGAGGATCGCAAGTCTTTTAATTTCCAGCtacatttttacactgcctcgaAGCGTAAACCCATTCCTAAGGGTAAACTGGAAGGTAAGGACAGCATGGACATCGCCACATTAGTGACCAACCACTACGGACATGAGGAGGCTTTACGTATCACACGAGATATTCTACAAACCATACATCAGTGTGAACTCGCTTCTAAACTGGTCAGATACACAG ATAAAGAGAAGCTCCGTCGCACATCttgtgatgatgaggaggacacagaggacTCAGAGAAGTCAGACTCATCGTCTCGTTCCAGACGTAAACccaagaaaaggaaagaaaaaagtcgTTCCTGTTTCcagatgaatgtgaaaataGACATGCCGTGCTTTAAATGA
- the LOC126396212 gene encoding ras-related protein Rab-11B: protein MGNRDDEYDFLFKVVLIGDSGVGKSNLLSRFTRNEFNLESKSTIGVEFATRSIQVDGKTIKAQIWDTAGQERYRAITSAYYRGAVGALLVYDIAKHLTYENVERWLKELRDHADNNIVIMLVGNKSDLRHLRAVPTDEARAFAEKNTLSFIETSALDSTNVEEAFKNILTEIYRIVSQKQIADRSAHDESPGNNVVDISVPPTTDGQKGNKLQCCQSL from the exons ATGGGGAACAGAGACGACGAGTATGATTTCCTCTTCAAAG TCGTGTTGATCGGAGACTCTGGAGTGGGGAAGAGTAACCTGCTCTCCCGCTTCACAAGAAATGAGTTCAACCTGGAGAGCAAGAGCACCATCGGGGTGGAGTTCGCCACCCGCAGCATCCAGGTGGACGGCAAGACGATAAAGGCTCAGATCTGGGACACAGCTGGACAGGAACGCTACAGAGCAATCACCTCGGC GTATTACCGGGGTGCAGTTGGAGCTCTCCTAGTTTACGACATCGCCAAGCACCTGACATATGAGAATGTTGAACGCTGGCTGAAGGAGCTGAGGGACCACGCTGACAACAACATCGTCATCATGCTGGTTGGGAACAAGAGCGACCTCCGCCACCTCAGGGCGGTGCCCACTGATGAGGCTCGAGCCTTTGCAG AAAAGAACACTCTCTCATTTATTGAGACGTCAGCGTTGGACTCCACAAATGTAGAAGAAGCATTCaagaacattttaacag AAATCTACCGCATCGTGTCACAGAAGCAGATAGCGGACAGATCTGCACACGATGAGTCTCCGGGCAACAACGTAGTCGACATAAGTGTCCCCCCAACTACTGACGGGCAGAAGGGCAATAAACTGCAATGCTGCCAGAGCCTGTGA